A window of Raineyella sp. W15-4 contains these coding sequences:
- a CDS encoding aromatic ring-hydroxylating oxygenase subunit alpha encodes MTDITELIDIENGRLSGKIFYDQEIYEQELEKVWKRAWCMLAHDSMIPKRGDYLQTYIGEDPIMVVRQKDGSVRAFLNQCRHRGMRICRADKGTAKAFTCSFHGWAYDLAGDLIQVPRQNTAYPETFERGDFGAVKVPRIQYYKGFWFGTWDKDAPDFEDYLGSAKYYLDGYIDRWDGGMEQVAFHRWVLPNNWKFMAEQPTSDMQHSEITHISAATVLNKGSDAADRTLRGNDPVGRQFFADFGHGGAWYGEKGAEVPNTGQAMQAYEAQPEIAEMIARRLGDDREVRGHLNIWPTFMLLGNYTIRVTHPRGPHEQEVWAWTFVPKDAPEEIKDSIRRDVLRTFTPAGMFEADDALNWEEMQHILKGKVARETGYLYQMVGAPIQWDEGCYPGGSSAHVFSDNAAINMYANYLDMMTSDSWEELMEKRAQHRMGLPTTPAAVQA; translated from the coding sequence ATGACCGACATCACCGAACTCATCGACATCGAGAATGGTCGCCTGTCCGGGAAGATCTTCTACGACCAGGAGATCTACGAGCAGGAGCTGGAGAAGGTCTGGAAACGTGCCTGGTGCATGCTCGCCCACGACTCGATGATCCCCAAGCGGGGTGACTACCTGCAGACCTACATCGGCGAGGACCCGATCATGGTCGTCCGCCAGAAGGACGGCAGCGTCAGGGCCTTCCTCAACCAGTGCCGCCACCGCGGGATGCGGATCTGCCGCGCCGACAAGGGCACCGCCAAGGCGTTCACCTGCAGCTTCCACGGCTGGGCCTACGACCTGGCCGGCGACCTGATCCAGGTCCCGCGGCAGAACACCGCCTACCCGGAGACCTTCGAGCGCGGCGACTTCGGCGCCGTCAAGGTCCCGCGGATCCAGTACTACAAGGGCTTCTGGTTCGGCACCTGGGACAAGGACGCCCCCGACTTCGAGGACTACCTCGGCTCGGCGAAGTACTACCTCGACGGCTACATCGACCGCTGGGACGGCGGGATGGAGCAGGTCGCCTTCCACCGCTGGGTGCTGCCGAACAACTGGAAGTTCATGGCCGAGCAGCCCACCTCGGACATGCAGCACTCCGAGATCACCCACATCTCCGCGGCCACGGTGCTGAACAAGGGCTCCGACGCCGCCGACCGCACCCTGCGCGGCAACGACCCGGTCGGGCGGCAGTTCTTCGCCGACTTCGGCCACGGCGGCGCCTGGTACGGCGAGAAGGGCGCCGAGGTGCCGAACACCGGCCAGGCGATGCAGGCGTACGAGGCGCAGCCGGAGATCGCGGAGATGATCGCCCGCCGCCTCGGCGACGACCGCGAGGTCCGCGGTCACCTGAACATCTGGCCGACCTTCATGCTGCTGGGCAACTACACCATCCGGGTCACCCACCCGCGTGGCCCGCACGAGCAGGAGGTCTGGGCCTGGACCTTCGTGCCGAAGGACGCTCCGGAGGAGATCAAGGACTCCATCCGCCGCGACGTGCTGCGCACCTTCACCCCGGCCGGCATGTTCGAGGCCGACGACGCCCTGAACTGGGAGGAGATGCAGCACATCCTCAAGGGCAAGGTCGCCCGCGAGACCGGCTACCTGTACCAGATGGTCGGCGCCCCGATCCAGTGGGACGAGGGCTGCTACCCCGGCGGCTCCTCCGCCCACGTCTTCTCCGACAACGCGGCGATCAACATGTACGCGAACTACCTCGACATGATGACCTCCGACTCCTGGGAGGAACTGATGGAGAAGCGCGCCCAGCACCGGATGGGCCTGCCCACCACCCCCGCCGCGGTCCAGGCCTGA
- a CDS encoding aromatic-ring-hydroxylating dioxygenase subunit beta, with translation MTVTTDPTTTDTATTAIPFGDPDAAARPIGATTDKLTALLADVDPAVERALTRFLHEEVQVLDDWKWGEWLDFFADDCLYWAPTQEERLARERSRHISAFRTSAYFEENKVQLKQRVDRLLTNQAWGEEPPSRARHIISNIRVTKGVAEDEYVVKSNFYDYRSIGQRSQDSITGERTDRIVRDPASPWGYLIKERRVLFDMSIILNKNLSLFY, from the coding sequence ATGACCGTGACCACTGACCCCACCACCACTGACACCGCCACCACCGCCATCCCGTTCGGCGACCCGGACGCCGCCGCCCGTCCGATCGGGGCGACGACCGACAAGCTGACCGCGCTGCTCGCCGACGTCGATCCGGCCGTCGAGCGCGCCCTCACCCGGTTCCTCCATGAGGAGGTGCAGGTCCTGGACGACTGGAAGTGGGGCGAGTGGCTCGACTTCTTCGCCGACGACTGCCTGTACTGGGCTCCGACCCAGGAGGAGCGCCTGGCCCGCGAGCGTTCCCGGCACATCTCCGCGTTCCGCACCTCCGCCTACTTCGAGGAGAACAAGGTCCAGCTGAAGCAGCGGGTCGACCGGCTGCTGACCAACCAGGCCTGGGGTGAGGAGCCGCCGTCGCGGGCCCGGCACATCATCAGCAACATCCGGGTGACCAAGGGCGTCGCCGAGGACGAGTACGTGGTGAAGTCCAACTTCTACGACTACCGCTCCATCGGGCAGCGCTCCCAGGACTCGATCACCGGCGAGCGGACCGACCGGATCGTCCGTGACCCGGCCTCGCCGTGGGGCTACCTGATCAAGGAGCGCCGGGTCCTGTTCGACATGTCCATCATCCTGAACAAGAACCTCAGCCTGTTCTACTGA
- a CDS encoding VOC family protein, with amino-acid sequence MKITTLEKIGVVVRDLDRALEQHARCLDTTVWTTNDLTADRLSAMVSYGRRSAGSYRTAFGRTPYDPQGPGPMGGAPRAVPFELVQPTGGETPFQEFLLSRGEGIGYLTVRAEGADEAAIAAHFAALGIPAAHSHVVDGEVRRTFWDTRAALGGYLLEVLPAAYLPTGDTRRLDGAALRGGRRALPMQGINHFGVVVEDTMATLEQYRRVLGIERFAVKAWQTEPGRLDNPYYRELSPVEHGYLTAQGFTGDFGFEIIQCTYGPSHYNREFTDQRGPGIHHLFPYLTTDAGDWAATVESLTALGAPLCMGSDLRGGASEYGYFDTFDRLGGFLIEGVHRRFPAEDRYMAPDWEVDFSTLAEKD; translated from the coding sequence GTGAAGATCACGACCCTGGAGAAGATCGGCGTGGTGGTCCGCGACCTGGACCGTGCCCTCGAGCAGCACGCCCGTTGTCTTGACACCACCGTGTGGACGACGAACGACCTCACCGCTGACCGGCTGTCGGCGATGGTCTCGTACGGCCGGCGCAGTGCGGGCAGCTACCGCACCGCGTTCGGCCGGACGCCGTACGATCCGCAGGGACCGGGCCCGATGGGTGGCGCCCCGCGCGCCGTCCCGTTCGAGCTGGTCCAGCCGACCGGCGGTGAGACGCCGTTCCAGGAGTTCCTGCTCTCCCGGGGCGAGGGCATCGGCTACCTCACCGTCCGGGCCGAGGGGGCGGACGAGGCGGCGATCGCGGCCCACTTCGCCGCGCTGGGCATCCCGGCGGCGCACTCCCACGTCGTCGACGGAGAGGTCCGGCGCACCTTCTGGGACACCCGGGCGGCGCTGGGCGGCTACCTGCTGGAGGTGTTGCCGGCGGCGTACCTGCCGACCGGCGACACCCGCAGGCTGGACGGCGCGGCCCTGCGCGGCGGCCGGCGGGCGCTGCCGATGCAGGGGATCAACCACTTCGGGGTGGTGGTGGAGGACACCATGGCCACCCTGGAGCAGTACCGGCGGGTCCTCGGCATCGAGCGGTTCGCGGTGAAGGCCTGGCAGACCGAGCCCGGCCGGCTCGACAACCCGTACTACCGGGAGCTGTCTCCGGTCGAGCACGGCTACCTCACCGCGCAGGGCTTCACCGGGGACTTCGGCTTCGAGATCATCCAGTGCACGTACGGCCCCTCGCACTACAACCGCGAGTTCACCGACCAGCGCGGCCCGGGGATCCACCACCTGTTCCCCTACCTCACCACCGACGCCGGCGACTGGGCGGCGACGGTCGAATCGCTGACCGCGCTCGGTGCGCCGCTGTGCATGGGCTCCGACCTCCGCGGCGGCGCCTCGGAGTACGGCTACTTCGACACCTTCGACCGGCTCGGCGGTTTCCTCATCGAGGGGGTGCACCGGCGCTTCCCGGCGGAGGATAGGTACATGGCCCCCGACTGGGAGGTCGATTTCAGCACCCTCGCCGAGAAGGACTGA
- a CDS encoding putative quinol monooxygenase, which produces MLRVLHEFHDLPDPGPLREETAVLRRAPGCASAELYASLDGSAFHVLTMLWETEEAYDAFWRRALAGDYPVLTDLVTGAYADTSVTTEFYRREIFALRDGVWEPERLGESHRAIRWPAAGAVRVVIQHAVQASPAMYERIGAEVAETRREEGCLVYHWCEDVDLPGHLLLVELWADQVIYDRHWALRGATAAFRGDTLRIPARPQRGPETREFYRRQRFRHLYERWLPADSYAYATTVSWPAG; this is translated from the coding sequence ATGCTCCGCGTCCTGCACGAATTCCACGACCTCCCCGATCCCGGCCCGTTGCGCGAGGAGACGGCGGTGCTGCGCCGGGCCCCCGGCTGCGCCAGCGCCGAGCTGTACGCCAGCCTGGACGGCAGCGCCTTCCATGTGCTCACCATGCTGTGGGAGACCGAGGAGGCGTACGACGCGTTCTGGCGCCGGGCCCTGGCCGGGGACTACCCGGTGCTCACCGATCTGGTCACCGGGGCGTACGCCGACACGTCGGTGACCACGGAGTTCTACCGGCGGGAGATCTTCGCACTCCGCGACGGGGTGTGGGAGCCGGAGCGGCTCGGCGAGTCGCACCGAGCGATCCGCTGGCCGGCGGCCGGCGCGGTGCGGGTGGTGATCCAGCACGCGGTGCAGGCATCGCCCGCGATGTACGAGCGGATCGGCGCCGAGGTCGCCGAGACCCGCCGCGAGGAGGGCTGCCTGGTCTACCACTGGTGCGAGGACGTCGACCTGCCCGGGCACCTGCTGCTCGTCGAACTGTGGGCCGACCAGGTCATCTACGACCGGCACTGGGCCCTGCGCGGGGCCACTGCCGCGTTCCGCGGCGACACCCTGCGGATCCCCGCCCGACCGCAACGCGGGCCGGAGACCCGCGAGTTCTACCGCCGGCAAAGATTCCGGCACCTTTACGAGCGCTGGCTCCCGGCCGACTCGTACGCTTACGCCACCACCGTGTCCTGGCCTGCCGGCTGA
- a CDS encoding non-heme iron oxygenase ferredoxin subunit, which produces MSTQIEPIKVADVGDIEDEEALVVDGAANGTGRDIAVFFSDGQYYALDDTCTHEEASLADGWIEGEEVECPIHSARFSLCTGAALCLPASIPARTHKVELRGDEIWLHPGVPVEGAVTEVTA; this is translated from the coding sequence ATGAGCACGCAGATCGAGCCGATCAAGGTCGCCGACGTCGGGGACATCGAGGACGAGGAGGCCCTCGTCGTCGACGGGGCGGCCAACGGCACCGGCCGCGACATCGCCGTCTTCTTCTCCGACGGCCAGTACTACGCCCTCGACGACACCTGCACCCATGAGGAGGCCTCGCTGGCCGACGGCTGGATCGAGGGCGAGGAGGTCGAGTGCCCGATCCACTCGGCGCGGTTCTCGCTGTGCACCGGCGCCGCGCTGTGCCTGCCGGCGAGCATCCCGGCCCGGACCCACAAGGTGGAGCTCCGCGGTGACGAGATCTGGCTGCACCCGGGTGTCCCCGTCGAGGGGGCCGTCACCGAGGTCACCGCCTGA
- a CDS encoding NAD(P)/FAD-dependent oxidoreductase, with the protein MSGTVAPGAGGNVVIVGGGLAGFTTAQDLRKHGFDGRVTIVDPEGIPYDRPPLSKEYLDGSLPAAKLSFVPDDWYRDNAVELITDRVVALNPDEGLLELGGGRTVSAATTVLALGGRPRTLPIPGGDLPGLLTLRTKDDADRLRDLLVPGLRLAIIGAGLIGAEVAATAVKDGATVTLIDPVPVPLVPLVGAELAVRLHAMHAAHGVDVRCAMTTGISLAGEEYTVTLNDGSSVVADAVLVAVGIVPETNLAEAAGLATDQGIIVDPTQRTTHPGVYAAGDVARIRLADGTLIRRHEHWESAMNAGRTVAAAIAGVPLPAHGASWMWSDRYGVHVESVGDLVNGTPIVRSVDGVPVAAFRMEADGRMIGAATIDGGTAVRAARRIIDRGLVIDPLKLADPSIELKKLAR; encoded by the coding sequence ATGTCCGGCACCGTCGCGCCCGGTGCGGGCGGCAATGTCGTGATCGTCGGCGGCGGGCTGGCCGGCTTCACCACCGCCCAGGACCTGCGCAAGCACGGCTTCGACGGCCGGGTCACCATCGTCGACCCGGAGGGCATCCCGTACGACCGGCCGCCGCTGAGCAAGGAGTACCTCGACGGCTCGCTGCCGGCCGCGAAGCTGTCCTTCGTCCCCGACGACTGGTACCGCGACAACGCGGTGGAGCTGATCACCGACCGGGTGGTCGCCCTGAACCCGGACGAGGGGCTGCTCGAGCTGGGCGGCGGGAGGACGGTCAGCGCCGCCACCACCGTGCTGGCGCTCGGCGGCCGGCCCCGTACGTTGCCGATCCCCGGCGGCGACCTGCCGGGCCTGCTGACGCTGCGGACGAAGGACGACGCGGACCGGCTGCGGGACCTGCTGGTGCCCGGCCTGCGGCTGGCGATCATCGGCGCCGGTCTGATCGGCGCCGAGGTGGCCGCCACCGCCGTCAAGGACGGCGCCACTGTCACCCTGATCGACCCGGTGCCGGTGCCGCTGGTTCCGCTGGTCGGCGCCGAACTGGCGGTCCGCCTGCACGCGATGCACGCCGCGCACGGCGTCGACGTACGGTGCGCGATGACCACCGGCATCTCACTGGCCGGCGAGGAGTACACCGTCACCCTCAACGACGGCAGCAGCGTCGTCGCCGACGCGGTGCTGGTGGCGGTCGGGATCGTCCCGGAGACCAACCTGGCCGAGGCCGCCGGGCTGGCCACCGACCAGGGCATCATCGTCGACCCGACCCAGCGCACCACCCATCCCGGCGTCTACGCCGCCGGCGACGTGGCCCGGATCCGGCTGGCCGACGGCACGCTGATCCGCCGCCACGAGCACTGGGAGTCGGCGATGAACGCCGGCCGGACCGTCGCCGCGGCGATCGCCGGGGTGCCGCTGCCGGCACACGGCGCCTCGTGGATGTGGTCCGATCGCTACGGTGTCCACGTCGAGTCGGTGGGTGACCTGGTCAACGGGACCCCGATCGTCCGGTCGGTGGACGGGGTGCCGGTGGCCGCCTTCCGGATGGAGGCCGACGGCCGGATGATCGGCGCCGCCACCATCGACGGCGGTACGGCCGTCCGGGCCGCCCGCCGGATCATCGACCGGGGCCTGGTCATCGATCCGCTCAAGCTCGCCGATCCGTCGATCGAGCTCAAGAAGCTCGCCCGCTGA
- a CDS encoding alpha/beta hydrolase: protein MELTYENTSRFVDTPSGRIHINEAGPAGGEPLVLLHGSGPGATGWTNFSNNIPVFAEKYHVVAADMPGWGESDPVTWQQRNHPQAVADLLDALGIEQATLIGNSMGGGTTIRFGYEHPERVRRLITMGSSSGSSTLFGPAGLTEGLKILQRGYRDPSFAVMKELVDVMTYDSTFATDELIQGRADMVAAHPEHNRNFLDAVGKRAVVELDQAQVRTIQAPTLLFHGRDDRVVHFEHSLRLTSLIPDSRLVLINRCGHWLQIEHAAEFNRLVDEFITNN, encoded by the coding sequence ATGGAGTTGACGTACGAGAACACCAGCCGGTTCGTGGACACCCCCTCGGGGCGGATCCACATCAACGAGGCCGGCCCGGCCGGCGGGGAGCCGCTGGTCCTGTTGCACGGCTCCGGGCCGGGCGCCACCGGCTGGACGAACTTCTCCAACAACATCCCGGTCTTCGCCGAGAAGTACCACGTCGTCGCGGCGGACATGCCCGGCTGGGGCGAGTCCGACCCGGTCACCTGGCAGCAGCGTAACCATCCGCAGGCCGTCGCCGACCTGCTGGACGCGCTGGGCATCGAGCAGGCCACCCTGATCGGCAACTCGATGGGCGGCGGCACCACCATCCGGTTCGGCTACGAGCACCCGGAGCGGGTGCGGCGGCTGATCACGATGGGCTCGTCCTCCGGGTCGAGCACGCTGTTCGGCCCGGCCGGCCTCACCGAGGGGCTGAAGATCCTGCAGCGCGGCTACCGTGACCCGTCCTTCGCGGTGATGAAGGAACTTGTCGACGTGATGACGTACGACTCGACCTTCGCCACCGACGAGCTGATCCAGGGGCGCGCCGACATGGTCGCCGCCCACCCGGAGCACAACCGGAACTTCCTCGACGCCGTCGGCAAGCGGGCCGTGGTCGAACTGGATCAGGCCCAGGTGCGGACGATCCAGGCACCGACGCTGCTCTTCCACGGCCGCGACGACCGGGTGGTGCACTTCGAGCACAGCCTGCGGCTCACCTCGCTGATCCCGGACAGCCGACTGGTACTGATCAACCGCTGCGGCCACTGGCTGCAGATCGAGCACGCCGCCGAGTTCAACCGCCTCGTCGACGAGTTCATCACGAACAACTGA
- a CDS encoding non-heme iron oxygenase ferredoxin subunit — protein sequence MPVRQPDRPRDQASLPALRVAPVDALADGSALVVDGTVNGTGVDIAVFRSGGRFYALDDICTHRYASLADGRVGDGWVECPVHAARFSLRTGEALCPPATAPERTHRVELRGDEIWLCPGTPADGGGRTDGRTD from the coding sequence ATGCCTGTCCGGCAGCCGGACCGGCCGCGAGATCAGGCTTCGCTGCCGGCGCTCCGGGTCGCCCCGGTCGACGCGCTGGCGGACGGCAGCGCCCTGGTCGTCGATGGCACGGTGAACGGGACCGGCGTGGACATCGCGGTCTTCCGCAGCGGCGGACGGTTCTATGCCCTGGACGACATCTGCACGCACCGCTACGCCTCGCTGGCCGACGGCCGGGTCGGGGACGGCTGGGTAGAGTGCCCGGTGCACGCCGCACGGTTCTCGCTGCGCACCGGAGAGGCGCTGTGCCCACCGGCGACGGCACCGGAACGGACCCACCGGGTCGAGCTGCGCGGTGACGAGATCTGGCTGTGCCCGGGGACCCCGGCCGACGGCGGCGGCCGGACCGACGGGCGGACGGATTGA